Proteins from a single region of Haloterrigena alkaliphila:
- a CDS encoding IclR family transcriptional regulator → MNDHIPIKTTKTTFDLLETLVKEGEASLPELASHLEKPTSTVHDHLISLQKLGYVVKEEKTYRVSTRLLDMGESARRRMDVFPPAKREVDELATQTGEHASLAIEENGRTVLLYISKGADALDLGVSEGFRMPMPTNAPGKAILAHLPEDRIDSILNEHGLPSITEKTVTDRTALREQLAEIRERGYAADRGERVEGVRAVAVPILPEGRVQGALTISGPANRMEGKRFEAELPNLLLQSANVVEVQYTLGE, encoded by the coding sequence ATGAATGATCACATCCCAATCAAAACCACGAAAACGACCTTCGATCTGCTCGAGACGCTCGTCAAGGAGGGTGAGGCATCGTTGCCGGAGTTGGCTTCCCACCTTGAGAAACCGACAAGTACAGTACACGATCACCTCATCAGTCTCCAGAAGCTCGGATACGTGGTGAAAGAGGAGAAGACCTACCGGGTCAGTACGAGGCTGCTGGACATGGGCGAGTCGGCTCGGCGGCGAATGGACGTCTTTCCGCCCGCGAAGCGAGAGGTCGACGAGCTCGCGACACAGACCGGAGAGCACGCGTCCCTCGCGATAGAGGAGAACGGACGGACGGTGTTGCTGTACATCTCGAAGGGGGCGGATGCGCTCGACCTCGGCGTGTCGGAGGGGTTCCGCATGCCGATGCCGACGAACGCGCCCGGAAAAGCAATACTCGCCCACCTTCCGGAGGATCGAATCGATTCGATACTCAACGAGCACGGACTACCGTCGATAACTGAGAAGACGGTGACGGATCGAACCGCGCTTCGGGAACAGTTAGCGGAGATCCGCGAGCGAGGGTACGCGGCGGATCGAGGTGAACGGGTCGAGGGCGTTCGGGCCGTTGCCGTCCCGATCCTCCCCGAAGGCCGCGTTCAAGGAGCGCTCACCATAAGCGGTCCGGCGAACCGAATGGAGGGCAAACGGTTCGAAGCCGAACTCCCCAATCTGCTGTTACAGTCCGCGAACGTCGTCGAAGTGCAGTACACACTCGGCGAATAA
- a CDS encoding thiamine pyrophosphate-binding protein codes for MSKTGATIAAETLARFTARVYGLCGGHIQPIWDEIGDTDSSIIDTRDERAAVHAAHADAAVTGELGVALVTAGPGFTNAMTGIANAYTSGTPLLIVTGYPPVPQFERGALQEIPHRDLAEDITVTDRTVYETGRIQEYLVEAAGAALDNRGPALVEIPTDVLRNETEWTRGRPDPTASHDIVAPRETLDAAADAVRDADRPVAILGRGARDAAAEIRSFVEETRLPVLTTAGSKGVVPETNDYCVPGARGDAMGRADLFLILGKRLDFTLGYGSPAVFDETVFVQVDTDPDALRRNRTPDVSVRSSVSSAVAALRDRLEGPIGTGEWVDDLREGHTSRATRMAEQKTGDETPIHPYRVCGAIERAIDDDAIVICDGGDALSFGRIAIPTANPRGYLDPGPLGCLGVGLPFAIGASLAQPEADVVCFTGDGSLGFNLADIETAVREQADVTVVVANNAAWNIERYDQLENYGREIGSELTEIAFDEIATAMGAEGISVSDSAALDDAVERAVVTDGPVVVDVPVDPDAVSPDAANGLARVPDYQPLDAWDDLEREFRHGSTDGSIEE; via the coding sequence ATGTCAAAGACAGGTGCGACGATCGCCGCCGAGACGCTCGCGAGATTCACGGCTAGGGTCTACGGTCTCTGCGGCGGTCACATCCAACCGATATGGGACGAGATAGGAGACACGGATTCTTCTATAATCGACACGCGCGACGAACGCGCGGCCGTCCACGCTGCCCACGCGGACGCGGCGGTGACCGGGGAACTCGGCGTCGCGCTCGTCACTGCCGGTCCCGGTTTCACGAACGCGATGACGGGGATCGCGAACGCATACACGTCCGGTACTCCGCTGCTGATCGTCACCGGCTATCCGCCCGTCCCGCAGTTCGAGCGAGGGGCGCTTCAGGAAATTCCCCATCGTGATCTTGCGGAGGACATCACCGTTACGGATCGAACGGTCTACGAGACCGGTCGGATTCAGGAATACCTCGTCGAGGCAGCGGGTGCCGCGCTCGATAATCGCGGCCCCGCGCTCGTCGAGATCCCGACCGACGTCCTCCGAAACGAGACCGAATGGACGCGTGGCCGTCCGGATCCGACGGCGTCCCACGATATCGTCGCCCCTCGAGAGACGCTCGATGCTGCGGCGGACGCGGTGCGGGATGCCGATCGGCCGGTCGCGATACTCGGACGGGGCGCCCGCGATGCGGCGGCGGAGATCCGTTCGTTCGTCGAAGAGACGCGGCTGCCGGTTCTCACGACGGCAGGGAGCAAGGGGGTCGTCCCGGAGACGAACGACTACTGTGTCCCGGGTGCGCGCGGCGACGCGATGGGGCGAGCGGACCTCTTCCTGATCCTCGGCAAGCGACTCGACTTCACGCTCGGCTACGGGAGTCCGGCCGTCTTCGACGAGACGGTCTTCGTACAGGTCGATACCGACCCGGACGCGCTGCGACGTAATCGAACGCCGGACGTTTCCGTTCGGAGCTCCGTTTCGTCCGCCGTCGCCGCGCTCCGGGACCGACTCGAGGGGCCCATCGGAACGGGCGAGTGGGTCGACGACCTCCGGGAGGGTCACACGAGTCGAGCGACGCGCATGGCCGAGCAGAAGACCGGCGACGAAACGCCGATTCATCCCTACCGGGTCTGCGGTGCGATCGAACGGGCGATCGACGACGACGCGATTGTGATCTGTGACGGCGGCGATGCTCTCTCGTTCGGCCGGATAGCGATACCGACGGCGAATCCGCGCGGCTACCTCGATCCTGGACCGCTCGGCTGTCTCGGCGTCGGACTTCCGTTTGCCATCGGCGCGTCCCTCGCCCAACCGGAGGCGGACGTCGTCTGCTTCACTGGTGACGGCTCGCTCGGGTTCAATCTGGCGGACATCGAAACTGCGGTGCGCGAGCAAGCGGACGTTACGGTCGTCGTCGCGAACAACGCCGCGTGGAACATCGAGCGGTACGACCAACTGGAGAACTACGGCAGGGAGATCGGGAGCGAACTCACCGAAATCGCGTTCGACGAGATTGCGACCGCTATGGGTGCCGAGGGGATCTCCGTATCGGACTCGGCGGCGCTCGACGACGCCGTCGAGCGCGCCGTCGTGACGGACGGTCCCGTCGTCGTCGACGTCCCGGTCGACCCCGATGCCGTGAGCCCGGACGCAGCGAACGGGCTGGCCCGCGTTCCGGATTACCAGCCCCTCGACGCGTGGGACGATCTGGAACGGGAGTTCCGACACGGATCAACTGACGGAAGTATCGAAGAATGA
- a CDS encoding phenylacetate--CoA ligase family protein codes for MNWPTAAGSDSRPDPDSEYWDERQETRPPGERRDEIIEKIGEQVRYAYDNSEFYREFYSDVDVDPRNITSFEEFEQLPILSSDDIKQEQKEHPPFGRFLCIDEEDIARIYGTSGTTGRPKVFGIGQDDWDRIGEWHAQILWSVGLRPDDRVIITSPFIQYLGSWGALAGVDHLGCTTFPFGAGMEGQTEQAVEWIADLQPDALYGTPSYALYLGETAEERGHDPAEDFDFKVMFFSGEPGASVPSTRRQIETMFDCEVVDQGSMAEMTPWMSNSGCRHLENGMHVWNDIVYTELLDPDTEESLEYGAEGVPTYTHLERTSQPMIRYWSGDITTWERHDETDCECGRTYPTLPKGIYGRADDMLVIRGKNIFPSQIEDQLHALDDYGDEFRIVVEREGALDSLQLVVEVADDAETGPDEFHDLVRQEIKSEVGVTPDVTVVKQGELDRTQFKADRVKDKRELAIDV; via the coding sequence ATGAATTGGCCAACTGCTGCCGGTTCGGACTCCCGTCCGGATCCAGATTCGGAGTACTGGGACGAGCGACAGGAGACTCGGCCCCCGGGCGAGCGCCGGGACGAGATCATCGAAAAAATAGGCGAACAGGTCCGGTACGCGTACGACAACAGCGAATTCTACCGCGAGTTCTACTCGGACGTCGACGTCGACCCGCGAAACATCACGTCGTTCGAGGAGTTCGAACAGTTACCGATTCTGAGCTCCGACGACATCAAACAGGAGCAGAAGGAGCACCCGCCGTTCGGTCGCTTTCTTTGCATCGACGAGGAGGACATCGCTCGTATCTACGGGACGTCGGGAACGACCGGTCGGCCCAAGGTGTTCGGAATCGGTCAGGACGATTGGGACCGGATCGGCGAGTGGCACGCACAGATCCTCTGGAGCGTCGGCCTTCGCCCGGACGATCGGGTCATCATTACGAGTCCATTCATCCAGTATCTCGGCTCCTGGGGAGCGCTCGCCGGCGTCGATCATTTGGGATGCACGACGTTCCCGTTCGGCGCCGGGATGGAGGGTCAGACCGAGCAGGCCGTCGAGTGGATCGCCGACCTGCAACCGGACGCCCTCTACGGGACGCCCTCGTACGCGCTCTACCTAGGTGAGACGGCAGAGGAGAGGGGGCACGATCCGGCCGAAGACTTCGACTTCAAGGTGATGTTCTTCTCGGGCGAACCGGGTGCCAGCGTCCCGTCGACTCGCCGACAGATCGAGACGATGTTCGACTGTGAGGTCGTCGATCAGGGGAGCATGGCCGAGATGACGCCGTGGATGTCGAACTCCGGCTGTCGGCACTTGGAAAACGGCATGCACGTCTGGAACGATATCGTCTACACGGAACTCCTCGACCCTGATACGGAGGAGTCGCTGGAGTACGGGGCGGAAGGCGTCCCGACGTACACGCACCTCGAGCGAACTTCTCAGCCGATGATTCGCTACTGGAGCGGCGACATCACGACGTGGGAGCGCCACGACGAGACCGACTGCGAATGTGGTCGCACGTACCCCACGCTCCCGAAAGGTATATACGGACGCGCGGACGATATGTTAGTTATCCGTGGGAAAAACATCTTCCCGTCGCAGATTGAAGACCAGCTACACGCCCTCGACGACTACGGTGACGAGTTCCGGATTGTCGTCGAACGGGAGGGAGCGCTCGACTCCCTCCAGCTCGTTGTCGAGGTCGCGGACGACGCTGAGACGGGTCCGGACGAGTTCCACGATCTCGTCAGGCAGGAGATCAAGTCGGAAGTCGGCGTGACACCGGACGTCACTGTCGTCAAACAGGGTGAGTTGGACCGAACGCAGTTCAAGGCGGATCGTGTGAAAGACAAACGCGAACTCGCCATCGATGTCTAA
- a CDS encoding acyl-CoA mutase large subunit family protein produces the protein MFDEERLREFLEAKGDWEEGTLGEWLEGHPERKETFETLSGYERERLYTPEDVEDLDYEDDLGFPGEPPFTRGPYPTMYRGRHWTHRQIAGFETAEETNERYKYLLDQGQTGLSTDFDHPTLTGYDSDDEHSEGEVGRIGVAIDTLDDFEDLFEDIPLDEVSSSMTINSPAPILLAFYVALADQRGVDREKLRGTIQNSIFKEFIAQKTYALPPRPNIKLVEDVIEYCTEEVPNWYWANVSGYHTREAGGTAAQEAAFTIGAGMGYIESGIKRGLDPDEFAPRMSFFYVSQTDFFEEIAKFRAVRRIWARIMKDRYGAESDAARRMRYHVQTAGESLTAKQPMVNIARTTIQALAAVLGGCQSLHTNGYDEALSIPSEDAMRIALRTQQVIAHESGVTDTIDPLGGSYYVEKATDEMEERILEYLAEIEEMGEGSMREGMLRGIENGYFEQEIVDSSYKWEKRKAGGDLKKVGVNCYTEGGEDTEIELFQANPETEERQKERLNRVKKERDDELVEKRIDALREAVENDENIMPYLVDAAKAYATEGEMMGVLREKYGTYEDPGVF, from the coding sequence CTGTTCGACGAAGAGCGATTGCGGGAGTTCCTCGAAGCGAAGGGCGACTGGGAGGAGGGGACCCTCGGGGAGTGGCTTGAGGGCCACCCCGAGCGAAAGGAGACGTTCGAAACATTGTCGGGGTACGAACGCGAACGGCTGTACACGCCCGAAGATGTCGAGGACCTCGATTACGAGGATGACCTCGGCTTCCCGGGAGAGCCGCCGTTCACTCGCGGACCCTACCCCACGATGTATCGGGGACGCCACTGGACGCACCGACAGATCGCGGGCTTCGAGACGGCGGAGGAGACGAACGAACGGTACAAGTACCTACTCGATCAGGGCCAGACGGGGCTGTCGACCGACTTCGATCACCCGACTCTGACGGGGTACGATTCCGACGACGAACATTCCGAGGGCGAAGTGGGCCGCATCGGCGTCGCGATCGACACACTCGACGACTTCGAAGACCTCTTCGAGGACATCCCCCTCGACGAGGTATCGTCGAGCATGACGATCAACTCGCCCGCGCCGATCCTGCTGGCATTCTACGTCGCGTTGGCTGACCAGCGCGGCGTCGACCGGGAGAAGCTGCGCGGGACGATTCAGAACTCCATCTTCAAGGAGTTCATTGCCCAGAAGACCTACGCGCTTCCGCCGCGACCGAACATCAAGCTCGTCGAGGATGTCATCGAGTACTGTACAGAGGAGGTTCCGAACTGGTACTGGGCGAACGTTAGTGGATACCACACCAGAGAAGCCGGCGGGACCGCCGCGCAGGAGGCGGCGTTCACCATCGGCGCGGGGATGGGCTACATCGAGTCCGGCATCAAGCGAGGACTCGATCCTGACGAATTCGCTCCCCGGATGTCCTTCTTCTACGTCTCTCAGACTGATTTCTTCGAGGAAATCGCGAAGTTCCGGGCTGTTCGGCGCATCTGGGCGCGCATCATGAAGGACCGTTACGGCGCGGAGTCCGACGCCGCGCGCCGGATGCGCTATCACGTCCAGACGGCCGGCGAAAGCCTCACCGCAAAGCAGCCGATGGTCAACATCGCCCGCACGACCATTCAGGCGCTCGCCGCGGTGCTGGGCGGTTGTCAGTCGCTGCACACGAACGGGTACGACGAGGCGCTGTCCATTCCGAGCGAAGACGCGATGCGCATCGCCCTGCGCACGCAACAGGTCATCGCACACGAGTCAGGCGTCACTGATACGATCGATCCCCTCGGCGGCAGCTACTACGTCGAGAAAGCCACCGATGAGATGGAAGAGCGCATCCTCGAGTACCTCGCCGAGATCGAGGAGATGGGCGAGGGCAGCATGAGAGAGGGGATGCTGCGAGGGATCGAAAACGGCTACTTCGAGCAGGAGATCGTCGACTCCTCATACAAATGGGAGAAGCGTAAGGCCGGGGGCGACCTGAAGAAGGTCGGCGTCAACTGCTATACGGAAGGCGGTGAGGACACGGAGATCGAACTCTTCCAAGCGAACCCGGAGACTGAGGAGCGTCAGAAGGAACGGTTGAACCGAGTGAAAAAAGAGCGAGACGACGAACTCGTTGAGAAGCGAATCGACGCCCTCCGCGAGGCCGTCGAAAACGACGAAAACATCATGCCCTATCTCGTCGACGCCGCGAAGGCGTACGCCACCGAGGGCGAGATGATGGGTGTGCTGCGCGAGAAGTACGGGACGTACGAAGATCCAGGAGTGTTCTAA
- a CDS encoding cobalamin B12-binding domain-containing protein has protein sequence MAATDSTGTERTVRVLIGKPGLDGHDRGAKVVARACRDAGFEVIYSGLRQSPEAIVQTAVQEDVDVLGLSILSGAHDTLVPKIIDLLEEKGMTDVLVLVGGTIPEDDQEELLEQGVDRVFGPDTDINNIVEYVDREVET, from the coding sequence ATGGCAGCAACAGATTCCACCGGAACGGAGCGCACAGTTCGCGTACTGATCGGCAAACCTGGCCTCGACGGCCACGACAGAGGCGCGAAGGTCGTGGCTCGCGCCTGTCGTGACGCGGGCTTTGAGGTCATCTACTCCGGTCTCCGCCAGTCGCCAGAGGCGATCGTTCAGACGGCGGTGCAGGAGGACGTCGACGTCTTGGGGTTGAGCATCCTGAGTGGCGCTCACGATACGCTCGTTCCGAAGATCATCGACCTCCTAGAGGAAAAAGGGATGACGGACGTCCTGGTCCTCGTCGGCGGTACCATTCCCGAGGACGATCAGGAAGAACTCCTCGAGCAGGGCGTGGATCGGGTGTTCGGTCCAGACACCGATATTAACAACATCGTCGAGTACGTCGATCGGGAGGTAGAGACATGA
- the meaB gene encoding methylmalonyl Co-A mutase-associated GTPase MeaB, which produces MSGTDLAVQDLNGDLHSLVEGVLDGNQLSLSRLISRIENGAPGYQDAVKVLHEHATGTRTIGITGQPGSGKSTLVDKLVDKLREQGLTVGVIAVDPSSPYSGGSVLGDRVRQTSRNEDPNVFFRSMSARGHVGGLAAATFDVVHAMDAFGKDVILIETVGAGQNEVEIVRAADTVCVVAIPGAGDDVQANKAGILEIADVFAVNKADLDGATATAQELQQMIRIGQDLERSDAGDPADDPDTWVPRVELTVATKGEGVDDLVDAFDDHYAFLEESGELAETRARRFEQEVRTHLGNELDHLADDVVEARRDLLTEDSSVDPYTTSEELVVPFRRAVEEYLRDD; this is translated from the coding sequence ATGAGCGGGACCGACCTCGCCGTCCAGGATCTGAACGGCGACCTGCATTCGCTGGTCGAGGGCGTCCTCGACGGGAACCAGCTCTCGCTATCACGGCTCATATCGCGGATCGAAAACGGCGCACCGGGGTACCAAGACGCGGTAAAGGTGCTCCACGAACACGCGACCGGAACCCGTACCATCGGTATCACCGGACAACCGGGGTCGGGGAAGTCGACCCTCGTCGACAAACTGGTCGACAAACTGCGCGAACAGGGTCTGACCGTCGGTGTGATCGCGGTCGATCCGTCGTCGCCGTACTCCGGCGGCAGCGTCCTTGGCGACCGCGTCCGCCAGACGTCGCGCAACGAGGATCCAAACGTGTTCTTCAGATCGATGAGCGCCCGGGGACACGTCGGTGGGCTGGCGGCCGCGACGTTCGACGTCGTTCACGCGATGGACGCGTTCGGCAAGGACGTTATCCTTATCGAGACCGTCGGCGCCGGACAGAACGAAGTGGAGATCGTCCGGGCTGCGGACACCGTCTGCGTCGTCGCGATTCCGGGCGCGGGCGACGACGTGCAGGCGAACAAGGCCGGTATCCTCGAGATCGCCGACGTCTTCGCCGTCAACAAGGCTGATCTCGACGGCGCGACGGCGACGGCTCAGGAACTCCAGCAGATGATTCGCATCGGACAGGACCTCGAGCGGAGCGACGCTGGCGACCCGGCGGACGATCCCGATACCTGGGTTCCGCGTGTCGAGTTGACCGTCGCGACAAAGGGAGAGGGGGTCGATGATCTCGTCGACGCGTTCGATGACCACTACGCGTTCCTCGAGGAGAGCGGCGAACTCGCCGAAACGCGAGCCAGACGGTTCGAACAGGAGGTGCGAACCCATCTGGGTAACGAGCTCGACCACCTGGCCGACGATGTCGTTGAAGCGCGTCGCGACTTGCTCACTGAGGATTCGAGCGTCGACCCCTATACCACATCGGAGGAACTCGTCGTGCCGTTCCGGAGAGCCGTCGAGGAGTACTTACGCGATGACTGA
- a CDS encoding SAM-dependent methyltransferase has translation MTDWTAIDDPVKRLHGFVSGFHATFYTYIGIECGLFEALVEPRTPDELASRLDLHEAYVRRFCEVGLRWGLLEVEPDEGIDQSNREAAERPGDRDRYAFRLCEPFVRPLADPDDAQYMGNLFRFAAVHLNEDYGNYPRYFRTGETRPFVDRGPAFTDVIEGTTRGLQTIFVEKLIPESLPAFDAQLARGGRLLDVGCGTGHLACRLCDQYSDLTVTGVDLDEDAVDRARERAIDAGVSDRTTFRVRDATTAAAEGTSPFDAAVLFMSQHEIDEDAREELFEVLDEALADDGVVAVFDEVYPAHPSAFDRSPFATGVETQWSELAWGNVVPTVSEQRDLLASAGRTERSRTTFADRFVVYEGVVDND, from the coding sequence ATGACTGACTGGACAGCGATCGACGATCCGGTCAAGCGCCTTCACGGGTTTGTGAGCGGTTTCCATGCAACGTTTTACACGTACATCGGAATCGAGTGCGGGCTGTTCGAAGCGCTCGTCGAGCCCCGAACCCCCGACGAACTCGCTTCGAGACTCGACCTCCACGAAGCGTACGTACGTCGGTTCTGCGAGGTGGGCTTGCGATGGGGCCTCCTCGAGGTCGAACCGGACGAGGGCATCGATCAATCGAACAGGGAAGCCGCGGAAAGACCCGGAGACCGAGACCGCTATGCGTTCCGCCTCTGCGAGCCGTTCGTTCGGCCGTTAGCGGATCCCGACGACGCCCAGTATATGGGCAATCTCTTCCGGTTCGCGGCCGTCCATCTGAACGAGGATTACGGGAACTATCCCCGATATTTCCGTACCGGTGAGACGAGACCGTTCGTCGATCGCGGTCCTGCGTTCACGGACGTCATCGAGGGGACGACCCGCGGACTCCAGACGATCTTCGTCGAGAAGTTGATTCCCGAGTCGCTTCCGGCGTTCGACGCCCAGCTGGCGCGAGGCGGTCGCCTTCTCGATGTCGGCTGCGGAACGGGCCACTTGGCGTGTCGGCTCTGTGACCAGTACTCAGACCTCACCGTAACCGGCGTCGATCTAGACGAGGACGCCGTCGACCGCGCACGGGAGCGCGCCATCGACGCGGGCGTAAGCGATCGGACGACCTTTCGCGTCCGGGACGCGACGACGGCCGCAGCGGAGGGAACGTCTCCGTTCGATGCGGCAGTCCTCTTCATGAGTCAACATGAGATCGACGAGGACGCCCGAGAGGAACTCTTCGAGGTCCTCGACGAAGCGCTCGCTGACGACGGCGTCGTCGCGGTCTTCGACGAGGTGTACCCTGCGCACCCGTCGGCGTTCGACCGATCGCCGTTTGCTACCGGCGTCGAGACGCAGTGGTCAGAACTCGCGTGGGGAAACGTCGTCCCGACGGTTTCCGAACAGCGGGACCTACTCGCTTCCGCTGGGCGGACGGAACGCTCCCGGACTACCTTTGCGGATCGGTTCGTCGTGTACGAGGGCGTGGTCGACAATGACTGA
- a CDS encoding M24 family metallopeptidase: MTDESPPSYDRTVAHERDVSRYRHSYPQFDYEERIDDLAQRLETSEADAAVLPNYVDLTYYTGSGQPANLYVPVGDGRSARLFVRRAMAFARQEVELPDRYLERGGLSALAEYAGDVATLAVPLDAVPAAITSKLAAVLDAELVDVSDIVLSQRATKAEGEVELLTEAAELYEVAHDAIRRRAAPGVTEKEVAGEVIGALVAAGMDDRIFFRRWDARLPAAGLIASGDVLPLVSGHAMTVTGTGVARSMPWGPSNRPLENGDFLAADIALNWAGYHGDVARTYVVGDATPDQREWFRKVLTIHEEARNAVESGVSAEAPYLAARECAEKLGVAEWLCGYAEMQAPYIGHSIGLEADEEPTLVQGNTTELREGMVVTIEPKLIHPDHGTVVVEDDYLVTDSGVDRLSTTPQKLFEIQTGNNES, from the coding sequence ATGACTGATGAATCTCCCCCGTCGTACGACCGAACGGTCGCCCACGAGCGAGACGTCTCCAGGTACCGTCATTCCTACCCGCAGTTCGATTACGAGGAACGGATCGACGACCTCGCTCAAAGGCTCGAAACGAGTGAGGCCGACGCGGCGGTACTGCCGAATTACGTCGACCTCACCTACTACACGGGAAGCGGTCAGCCGGCGAACCTCTACGTTCCCGTCGGGGACGGCCGAAGCGCCAGACTCTTCGTCCGCCGAGCGATGGCCTTTGCGAGACAGGAGGTCGAATTGCCCGACCGGTACCTCGAACGGGGCGGACTCTCTGCGCTCGCGGAATACGCAGGTGATGTCGCTACGCTGGCGGTCCCCCTCGACGCCGTTCCAGCGGCGATCACGTCGAAGCTGGCGGCTGTCCTCGACGCCGAACTCGTCGACGTTTCCGACATCGTCCTTTCACAACGAGCGACCAAAGCGGAAGGTGAAGTCGAACTCCTGACGGAGGCGGCCGAACTCTACGAGGTTGCACACGACGCGATTCGACGACGAGCGGCGCCCGGCGTGACTGAGAAAGAGGTCGCGGGCGAAGTGATCGGCGCACTGGTGGCGGCGGGAATGGACGATCGAATTTTCTTCCGGCGCTGGGACGCTCGCCTCCCTGCAGCGGGACTCATCGCCAGCGGCGACGTGCTCCCGCTCGTTTCGGGGCACGCGATGACCGTGACCGGAACCGGTGTCGCTCGGAGCATGCCGTGGGGCCCATCGAACCGGCCGCTGGAAAACGGGGACTTTCTGGCGGCGGACATCGCGCTGAACTGGGCCGGTTACCACGGTGACGTGGCTCGGACGTACGTAGTCGGTGATGCTACGCCGGACCAGCGCGAGTGGTTTCGCAAAGTACTCACCATCCACGAAGAAGCCAGAAACGCCGTCGAATCTGGTGTATCCGCCGAAGCGCCATATCTCGCCGCGCGCGAGTGCGCCGAGAAACTCGGCGTCGCCGAGTGGCTGTGCGGGTACGCGGAGATGCAGGCGCCCTACATTGGGCACAGTATCGGTCTCGAAGCGGATGAAGAGCCGACGCTCGTTCAAGGTAATACGACGGAACTGCGCGAGGGCATGGTCGTCACCATAGAGCCCAAACTGATCCATCCCGACCACGGAACGGTAGTCGTCGAGGACGACTATCTCGTCACCGACTCCGGTGTGGATCGACTCTCGACGACGCCGCAGAAACTGTTCGAGATCCAGACCGGGAATAACGAATCGTAA
- a CDS encoding universal stress protein has product MYEIVAGIGTNEERAIEQADLLVGLATSGLTTSVTLLHVFEDNPEGASAHQLESVKAARDRLADHGIEVDVRESSGDPAQNIVEFARERDGDAICVAGRKRTPSGKVLFGSVTQSVLLESDQPVFVPGIGK; this is encoded by the coding sequence ATGTACGAAATCGTAGCCGGTATCGGTACGAACGAGGAGCGAGCGATCGAGCAAGCGGACCTACTCGTCGGGCTGGCGACGTCGGGACTGACCACCAGCGTGACGCTCCTGCACGTATTCGAGGACAATCCGGAGGGAGCGTCCGCACACCAGCTCGAGTCGGTGAAAGCGGCTCGAGACCGGCTCGCTGATCACGGTATCGAGGTCGACGTTCGCGAATCCAGCGGCGATCCGGCCCAAAACATTGTCGAGTTCGCAAGGGAACGAGATGGAGATGCGATTTGCGTCGCCGGGCGAAAACGCACTCCGTCGGGAAAGGTACTGTTCGGAAGCGTAACGCAGTCGGTGCTCCTCGAGAGCGATCAGCCCGTTTTCGTTCCCGGTATCGGGAAGTAG
- a CDS encoding 2-keto-4-pentenoate hydratase, whose product MEDNSEEQKEIASSLYGAYRSGTPLSPLREKYELTLSDAYRLQKAVTERRRSGEGPRVGYKVGFTSEAIQNELDINEPAYGHLLADTLQSDGRINLEPLIEPKVEAELAIRLEEPITGPVTTAEILTATKAVVPVIEIVDSRIDGWNVTAAEAIADNALSGRVICGDRIFDPSSLDTNLALEGIRVRKNGVQEATGVGADVLGHPCNAVRWLARSLRDRDDRLEAGDIVLTGSVTPLIPLAPDDFIEVQFATFGTVTVRGT is encoded by the coding sequence ATGGAAGACAACTCCGAGGAGCAAAAAGAGATTGCGTCGTCGCTCTATGGAGCATACCGTTCCGGGACTCCTCTCTCACCGCTCCGAGAGAAATACGAATTGACGCTATCGGATGCGTATCGCCTTCAGAAAGCAGTAACGGAACGACGTCGATCCGGTGAAGGTCCCCGCGTCGGATACAAGGTCGGCTTCACCTCCGAAGCAATTCAGAATGAACTGGACATCAACGAACCCGCGTACGGACACCTCCTCGCGGACACGCTCCAATCGGACGGGAGAATCAATCTCGAACCGCTCATCGAACCGAAGGTTGAAGCAGAACTGGCGATCCGTCTCGAGGAACCGATTACTGGACCGGTCACGACGGCCGAGATTCTAACGGCGACGAAAGCCGTCGTCCCGGTCATCGAAATCGTTGATTCCCGCATCGACGGTTGGAACGTCACCGCAGCGGAAGCGATTGCCGACAACGCGCTCTCTGGTCGCGTAATCTGCGGGGACCGAATCTTCGATCCCTCCTCGCTCGACACGAACCTTGCTCTGGAGGGGATACGAGTTCGAAAGAACGGCGTTCAGGAAGCGACGGGTGTCGGCGCCGACGTACTCGGCCACCCCTGTAATGCGGTACGCTGGCTCGCGCGATCGCTTCGCGACCGTGACGATCGATTGGAAGCGGGCGATATCGTGCTGACCGGTTCGGTCACTCCCCTCATCCCTCTCGCCCCCGATGATTTCATCGAGGTTCAGTTCGCTACCTTCGGAACGGTAACTGTGCGAGGAACCTGA